One Tunturibacter gelidoferens genomic region harbors:
- the flgL gene encoding flagellar hook-associated protein FlgL, producing the protein MRVDPTYLSSLTGALNQSSSMINNLTSELSSGLSIQSLQDNPVAVAQSTLLASQIEQADTFVQSATGVGSMMQVADSTLGDVVTQIDKALSLAVEANNGTQNASNNASVAQSLSGILSEVVSLANTSYQGQYLFSGSQGSVQPFTLNTVATPATATYAGDTNVQTVEVPGGQKLPINLPGSSVFGSGTTGIMGALSQLIGDISSGASTASLSTDTAALTTALGQLSDQRQILDSSLSRLNSASTFAQTSESQLLVAQGSLVSANPAVVATQLSSAETQHQALLSVMNTLANQQDLFQLMR; encoded by the coding sequence TTGCGAGTAGATCCAACTTATCTCAGCAGCCTTACCGGGGCACTCAACCAGTCCAGCTCCATGATTAACAACCTGACGTCCGAGCTATCAAGCGGACTAAGTATCCAATCTCTTCAGGACAATCCGGTTGCCGTTGCGCAAAGCACCCTCCTGGCCAGTCAGATCGAACAAGCGGACACGTTCGTTCAGTCAGCTACCGGGGTGGGATCGATGATGCAGGTGGCAGACTCGACTTTGGGCGACGTGGTGACTCAGATCGACAAGGCGCTCTCGCTCGCGGTGGAAGCCAACAACGGAACGCAGAACGCATCGAACAACGCCAGCGTTGCTCAATCGCTCAGCGGAATTCTCAGTGAGGTGGTCTCGCTGGCGAATACCAGTTATCAGGGGCAATATCTGTTCAGCGGTAGCCAGGGGTCCGTTCAGCCTTTTACGCTCAATACCGTCGCCACTCCAGCGACAGCTACCTACGCCGGCGACACCAATGTGCAAACCGTCGAAGTGCCAGGCGGACAAAAGCTTCCAATCAATCTGCCGGGCTCCTCTGTCTTCGGTTCGGGAACCACCGGGATTATGGGCGCTCTGAGTCAATTGATCGGCGATATTTCGAGTGGCGCCTCGACCGCGAGCCTCTCGACCGATACGGCCGCGCTCACCACCGCTCTTGGTCAACTGTCCGATCAGCGGCAAATACTCGATAGCTCTTTGAGTCGGCTCAACTCCGCCAGTACCTTTGCACAGACCAGTGAAAGTCAGCTTCTGGTGGCGCAGGGCAGTCTGGTCTCCGCAAATCCGGCGGTAGTGGCGACGCAACTGTCGTCTGCCGAGACTCAACATCAGGCCTTGCTTAGCGTCATGAATACCCTGGCAAACCAACAAGACCTCTTTCAGCTCATGAGATAA
- the flgK gene encoding flagellar hook-associated protein FlgK, which yields MGTLTSLLNIASEALLADQAALNATANNVANQLTPGYTREVVSFQSGDSVSLSGMAQSSGVTATVSSQRDRVLEQRVQQQTQATAQSTALQTALQQVENIFGLTSASTGSGAVASSQLGTAINGFFSSLSSLEANPSDTATRQKVLTAASALAGAFNTASSQLSQISTSLNQKVSGDVSQINSLTSSIASLNSKIASSNPNGDAGSLEDQRQEDIDQLSQLVGLDQISTSNNGIALTTSSGAVLVSGDQSFQVSTTQVGGNTDVLAGDPPQDVTSNLSGGDLGGALQARDQYLPAYSAALDNLAFSLGTAVNQQNELGVDSSGNPGLALFSLPGSATGSAASIAVSATAPGAVAAASAGEGSSGNGNATTLADLSTTNVVGSQTATGFLASFLDQVGSDASGATTENTTQQATLTQLTTQRNSLSSVSSDEEASNLTQYQRSYQAASQVFSIVDTLMASAINLGEQTTVT from the coding sequence CATTATTGAATATAGCCAGCGAAGCTTTACTGGCAGACCAGGCTGCGCTGAACGCGACCGCTAACAACGTTGCGAATCAACTCACGCCTGGCTACACGCGCGAGGTCGTAAGTTTCCAGTCGGGGGATTCCGTCTCTCTCAGTGGGATGGCCCAGAGCTCAGGCGTCACTGCTACGGTTTCGTCTCAGAGGGATCGCGTTCTTGAACAGCGCGTACAGCAGCAAACACAGGCCACGGCGCAGAGCACAGCGCTTCAAACTGCTTTGCAGCAGGTAGAAAACATATTCGGGTTGACCTCGGCTTCAACGGGGTCGGGAGCCGTAGCGTCGTCTCAGCTTGGCACCGCAATTAACGGGTTCTTCAGTTCTCTGTCTTCACTGGAGGCTAATCCGTCTGACACAGCAACGCGGCAAAAAGTACTAACAGCAGCGAGCGCGTTAGCCGGCGCATTCAATACCGCATCGAGTCAGCTTTCCCAGATATCGACTAGTCTCAATCAGAAAGTCAGCGGCGATGTCAGTCAGATAAACTCCCTCACATCTTCGATAGCCTCTCTTAATTCTAAGATCGCCAGCAGCAATCCAAATGGGGATGCTGGCAGTCTCGAAGACCAACGGCAGGAGGATATCGATCAACTGTCTCAGCTCGTTGGACTGGATCAAATTTCAACTTCAAACAACGGCATTGCTCTGACAACAAGCAGTGGAGCAGTTTTGGTTAGCGGTGATCAGTCCTTTCAAGTGAGCACGACGCAGGTGGGAGGCAACACGGACGTGCTGGCAGGGGATCCTCCTCAGGACGTAACTTCAAACCTCAGCGGCGGAGACCTGGGTGGTGCTTTGCAGGCGAGGGATCAGTACTTGCCGGCTTATTCAGCGGCATTAGATAACTTAGCTTTTTCCCTTGGAACTGCAGTAAATCAGCAGAACGAGCTGGGTGTTGACAGTAGCGGAAACCCAGGATTGGCGCTCTTCAGCCTGCCGGGCAGTGCGACTGGTTCTGCTGCATCGATTGCGGTGTCTGCAACTGCCCCAGGGGCCGTCGCGGCCGCTTCTGCGGGCGAGGGGTCTTCGGGCAACGGCAATGCCACTACTCTCGCCGATCTTTCTACGACGAACGTGGTTGGGAGCCAGACGGCCACAGGTTTCCTCGCCTCATTCCTCGATCAGGTTGGCAGCGATGCATCTGGAGCGACCACGGAGAATACAACCCAGCAGGCTACGCTCACTCAGCTTACGACGCAGCGCAATTCGCTCTCGAGTGTGTCTTCCGATGAAGAAGCATCGAATCTAACGCAATATCAGCGCTCCTATCAAGCGGCATCTCAGGTGTTCTCGATCGTTGACACTCTGATGGCGAGCGCAATCAATCTTGGTGAACAAACGACAGTGACCTAG